A region from the Melioribacter roseus P3M-2 genome encodes:
- a CDS encoding enoyl-ACP reductase FabI, with the protein MKKKWALILGASSGFGGASAVELAKAGYSIFGIHLDRQATMPNVNKIIKKIEKEGQQAVFFNINAADHIKINDTLDEIKERFASDKESDKVHVLIHSLAFGTLKPYIGSSPSECITPAQMSMTLDVMAHSLVYWTQGLVFRNLLAERGRIFALTSAGSHTVIPNYGAVSAAKAALEAHIRQLTVELGHMKVACNAIMAGITDTPAGRKIPNFDKMLYSAEHKNPQKRLTTPEDVARAIVALCDEKCDWISGNVIGVDGGEYIVNYIGDKSSHK; encoded by the coding sequence ATGAAAAAGAAGTGGGCGTTAATTTTAGGCGCTTCGAGCGGATTTGGCGGCGCTTCCGCAGTCGAGTTGGCTAAAGCGGGCTACAGCATTTTCGGAATCCATCTCGACCGCCAGGCGACAATGCCTAATGTTAATAAAATTATTAAGAAGATAGAAAAAGAAGGACAGCAAGCAGTATTCTTTAATATAAACGCCGCGGATCACATTAAAATTAACGATACGCTCGACGAAATCAAAGAGCGCTTTGCCTCCGATAAAGAGAGCGATAAAGTTCATGTGTTGATTCACTCTTTAGCTTTCGGCACATTGAAACCTTATATCGGTTCGAGTCCGTCCGAATGTATAACTCCGGCTCAAATGAGTATGACTCTCGATGTTATGGCGCACTCTTTGGTTTATTGGACGCAAGGGTTGGTCTTCAGGAATTTGCTTGCCGAGCGCGGACGAATCTTTGCCTTGACTAGCGCCGGTTCGCATACGGTAATTCCGAATTACGGAGCTGTTTCGGCTGCAAAGGCTGCGCTAGAAGCGCACATAAGACAATTAACCGTGGAACTCGGACATATGAAGGTTGCATGCAATGCTATTATGGCCGGTATTACCGACACTCCTGCAGGGCGTAAAATTCCTAACTTCGATAAAATGCTCTATTCGGCTGAACATAAAAATCCGCAAAAACGCCTCACAACTCCCGAAGACGTAGCCCGGGCAATTGTCGCCCTCTGCGACGAAAAGTGCGACTGGATTTCGGGCAATGTAATCGGCGTCGACGGCGGCGAATACATAGTAAATTATATCGGCGATAAATCAAGCCATAAATAG